In Hydractinia symbiolongicarpus strain clone_291-10 chromosome 15, HSymV2.1, whole genome shotgun sequence, one DNA window encodes the following:
- the LOC130628729 gene encoding EF-hand calcium-binding domain-containing protein 6-like, with product MVVKTPWQFGERTFNEPNSGAVFPKLKVEHPLSRLSHPDKLSLRGVSRIGSLKSERTTRNDKETNTRFSSMALPNIPENIKVTVAEDRSKVHMPIFGSGASLSNRIDSRLSATSTTILHESNGSRSMSTIELESILRNKMKTGYFSAKNLFISYDPEGRGDVKREALHRILCTFLAMKLSFSQFNRLMKRLGFENAKTVAFDDFYLLFKKSNLKESSEYPSWFGKEDTSRDSYTANEVHTQLKIAASKSFNNLLDLLDLDEEETIIKPIFRDQLQKIGYVMTPTEYEKLWRKYDSHNTGVIDTNKLSDKLLPTRSTSVNSRQARRSCTSNMQSQRQSSITIEKWLSKKFRGGIHDMHYAFKEFEVDDTVTREEFLLVLRDYGLVLNDDTLDLFLQRCDVPVGSRIQYKAFMKMFQTKCSDSKINKITGDRPMRQYEQSIKSNISSIEECLLDMFQGDLIRLKNKFRKIDQSNSECISDIEFRAAIESFFNVSLKDGDFQEFMKSVPVNDDNKVRYLQFLESFDNKNSKTIFDSSSSVDEREISNITRCGSRTSTASRVDLHKERNVQEIYFAVKSVLKQRFEEVERIFYDIDVKNTKRMTQEMLQHLLRRVGIKLSETETRKLWDTLITDQRGTVEFTYFARHFAYSLKSAAFPNAKTRPPVKGDVDFRMQSNHLNSSRDLIRNYVKTSLEANYTKLMEKFFETDHNKPGYVSADEFKNILQTVSCEITSKEVEILAERFSKDNKIRWQEFIKHLKPNKLISRTGNNMREIMKHPQLDVRLSSISENPEKGLPMISSQIREKVMSAKWKDIRRLFKQYDRTSQGYLSITEFKNILKLCDIVLDENDMYYLISKLDKNLQGRVNFEEVQSIFSNH from the exons GATAGAAGCAAAGTTCACATGCCTATATTCG GAAGTGGTGCTTCATTGAGCAACAGGATTGACAGTCGGTTATCTGCAACAAGTACAACTATTCTTCATGAAAGCAATGGAAGCCGTAGTATGTCTACGATTGAG CTTGAAAGCATTTTAAGAAACAAGATGAAGACCGGTTATTTCTCTGCAAAGAATTTGTTCATATCATATGATCCAGAAGGACGCGGTGATGTTAAAAG GGAAGCTTTGCATCGCATCTTATGCACCTTTTTAGCTATGAAATTGTCCTTTAGTCAATTCAACAGGCTGATGAAAAG ACTTGGCTTTGAGAATGCTAAAACTGTTGCATTTgatgatttttatttgttattcaaAAAATCTAATTTG AAAGAGAGCAGTGAATATCCCAGTTGGTTCGGTAAGGAGGATACATCACGTGATTCATATACAGCCAATGAAGTTCACACTCAGCTCAAAATTGCTGCGAGTAAAAG CTTCAACAACTTGCTCGATCTTCTTGATCTGGATGAAGAAGAAACAATAATCAAGCCGATTTTCCGTGATCAACTTCAAAAAATTGGATACGTCATGACGCCAACAGAATATGAAAAATTATGGAGAAAATACGATAGTCACAACACAGGTGTCATTGACACAAACAAGTTAAGCGACAAACTACTTCCAACCCGCTCCACTAGTGTTAATTCGCGTCAGGCGCGCAGGAGTTGTACGTCAAACATGCAATCACAGCGCCAATCTTCTATTACTATTGAGAAGTGGCTTAGCAAGAAATTTCGTGGTGGTATTCACGATATGCACTATGCTTTCAAAGAATTCGAAGTTGACGATACAGTGACAAGGGAGGAATTTTTACTAGTGTTGAGGGATTACGGTCTTGTACTAAACGATGACACACTGGATCTGTTTCTGCAAAG ATGCGATGTGCCAGTTGGGTCGCGCATACAATACAAAGCATTCATGAAGATGTTTCAAACAAAATGCTCTGATTCAAAGATTAATAAAATAACTGGCGACAGACCGATGAG GCAGTACGAGCAGAGCATCAAGTCAAATATCTCTTCCATTGAAGAATGTCTTTTGGACATGTTCCAAGGCGATTTGATCcgacttaaaaataaatttcg cAAAATTGATCAGTCCAACTCAGAATGTATATCTGACATCGAATTTCGTGCTGCAATTGAGAGCTTCTTTAATGTCTCTTTAAAAGATGGAGATTTTCAAGAGTTTATGAAAAGTGTTCCAGTCAATGATGATAACAAAGTGCGGTATTTGCAATTCCTGGAAAGCTTTGATAATAA AAATTCGAAAACTATTTTCGACAGTTCATCATCGGTAGATGAGCGTGAAATAAGCAATATAACTCGCTGTGGATCAAGAACGTCTACTGCCTCCAGAGTCGACCTGCATAAAGAGCGAAATGTGCAAGAGATATACTTTGCTGTGAAATCGGTGTTAAAGCAACGCTTTGAGGAAGTTGAAAGG ATATTTTACGACATCGATGTGAAAAATACAAAGAGAATGACGCAAGAAATGTTGCAGCATCTTTTAAGGAG AGTCGGAATAAAGTTATCAGAAACTGAAACACGAAAGCTGTGGGACACATTGATTACAGACCAAAGAGGAACAGTAGAGTTTACATATTTTGCTCGCCATTTTGCGTATTCCTTAAAATCGGCAG CCTTTCCAAATGCTAAAACTCGTCCACCAGTGAAAGGGGATGTTGATTTCCGTATGCAATCAAATCATTTGAATAGCAGTCGAGATCTAATTAGAAATTACGTTAAAACGTCTCTGGAAGCAAATTATACTAAACTAATGGAAAAGTTTTTTGAAACAGACCATAATAAACCAGGATATGTTTCAGCGGATGAATTCAAG AATATTTTGCAGACCGTGAGTTGCGAGATAACGTCAAAAGAAGTTGAAATACTAGCTGAAAGGTTTTCAAAAGACAATAA GATACGCTGGCAGgaatttataaaacatttaaaaccgAATAAGCTAATTAGCAGAACAGGAAATAACATGCGCGAGATCATGAAACATCCACAACTAGACGTG AGATTGAGTTCAATATCAGAAAATCCAGAAAAAGGATTGCCAATGATTAGTTCTCAAATAAGAGAGAAG GTAATGTCTGCCAAATGGAAGGATATCCGAAGATTGTTTAAACAATACGACCGCACGAGCCAAGGCTACCTGTCCATTACcgaattcaaaaatattttaaaactttgtgaTATTGTTCTAGATGAGAACGATATGTACTATCTCATCTCCAAACTGGATAAAAATTTACAAGGCAGAGTGAATTTTGAGGAAGTTCAAAGCATATTTTCAAATCATTGA